From Streptomyces sp. CMB-StM0423, a single genomic window includes:
- a CDS encoding ABC transporter ATP-binding protein yields MTTIRIDSVSRWFGNVVAVNDVTMAIGPGVTGLLGPNGAGKSTLINMMAGFLSPSTGAVTLDGVRIWRNERVYQQIGLVPEREAMYDFLTGREFVLANAELHGLGAEAARKALATVEMEYAQNRRISTYSKGMRQRVKMASALVHEPDVLLLDEPFNGMDPRQRMHLMDLLRQMGAAGRTVLFSSHILEEVEQLAAHIEVIVAGRHAASGDFRKIRRLMTDRPHHYAVRSSDDRALASALIADPSTAGLELDRRDGVLHIQAVDFARFTELLPRVARDHGIRLYEVSPSDESLESVFSYLVAA; encoded by the coding sequence GTGACCACCATCCGGATCGACAGCGTCTCCCGCTGGTTCGGCAACGTCGTCGCCGTCAACGACGTGACCATGGCCATCGGCCCGGGCGTCACGGGCCTCCTCGGCCCCAACGGCGCCGGCAAGTCGACCCTCATCAACATGATGGCCGGCTTCCTCTCCCCCTCCACCGGTGCGGTCACCCTCGACGGTGTTCGCATCTGGCGCAACGAGCGGGTCTACCAGCAGATCGGGCTTGTCCCCGAGCGCGAGGCGATGTACGACTTCCTCACCGGCCGCGAGTTCGTCCTCGCCAATGCCGAGCTGCACGGCCTCGGCGCCGAAGCCGCGCGCAAGGCGCTGGCCACGGTCGAGATGGAGTACGCGCAGAACCGCCGCATCAGCACGTACAGCAAAGGCATGCGCCAGCGCGTGAAGATGGCGTCCGCCCTCGTCCACGAGCCCGACGTGCTGCTTCTCGACGAGCCGTTCAACGGCATGGACCCGCGCCAGCGCATGCACCTCATGGACCTGCTGCGGCAGATGGGCGCCGCCGGCCGCACCGTGCTGTTCTCCTCGCACATCCTGGAGGAGGTCGAGCAACTCGCCGCGCACATCGAGGTGATCGTCGCCGGCCGGCACGCCGCCTCCGGCGACTTCCGCAAGATCCGCCGGCTGATGACCGACCGCCCGCACCACTACGCCGTACGCTCCAGCGACGACCGCGCCCTCGCCTCCGCGCTCATCGCCGACCCGTCCACCGCCGGGCTCGAACTCGACCGGCGCGACGGCGTCCTGCACATCCAGGCCGTCGACTTCGCCCGCTTCACCGAGCTGCTGCCGCGCGTCGCCAGGGACCACGGCATCCGCCTCTACGAGGTCTCGCCGTCCGACGAGTCCCTCGAATCCGTCTTCTCGTACCTGGTCGCGGCCTGA
- a CDS encoding ABC transporter permease subunit, with translation MLYHPTVARLTQRAILGRRRALILLLLPVLLIAIAIVVRALVGADDEVTADLLGGFALATMVPLIGVIAGTGAIGPEIDDSSIVYLLAKPVPRPTIILTKLIVAVSVTVAFSALPTLVAGFILGGNGSRLAVAYALAAAVASVAYAAFFLMLGTISRHAVVFGLVYALVWEALLGSLVDGVKTLSIQQWALAVGERIGQGGHVVSDVALPVATVLLVVVTAGATWFAAQRLRSLTLAGEE, from the coding sequence ATGCTCTACCACCCCACCGTCGCCCGGCTCACCCAGCGGGCCATCCTCGGCCGCCGCCGGGCGCTCATCCTGCTCCTGCTGCCCGTGCTGCTCATCGCCATCGCCATCGTCGTACGCGCCCTCGTCGGCGCCGACGACGAGGTCACCGCCGACCTCCTCGGCGGCTTCGCGCTGGCGACCATGGTGCCGCTCATCGGCGTCATCGCCGGCACGGGCGCCATCGGCCCGGAGATCGACGACAGTTCGATCGTCTATCTGCTCGCGAAGCCCGTGCCGCGCCCGACGATCATCCTCACGAAGCTGATCGTCGCGGTCAGCGTGACCGTGGCGTTCTCCGCGCTGCCCACGCTGGTCGCCGGGTTCATCCTCGGCGGCAACGGCAGCCGCCTGGCGGTCGCGTACGCCCTGGCCGCAGCGGTCGCCTCCGTCGCGTACGCCGCCTTCTTCCTGATGCTCGGCACGATCTCGCGGCACGCGGTGGTCTTCGGACTCGTCTACGCGCTGGTGTGGGAGGCCCTGCTCGGCAGCCTCGTCGACGGCGTGAAGACGCTCAGCATCCAGCAGTGGGCGCTGGCGGTGGGCGAGAGGATCGGCCAGGGCGGTCACGTGGTCTCCGATGTGGCGCTGCCGGTGGCGACGGTCCTGCTGGTCGTGGTCACGGCGGGTGCGACGTGGTTCGCCGCCCAGCGGCTGCGGTCGCTGACACTGGCGGGCGAGGAGTAG
- a CDS encoding MATE family efflux transporter — MQDVPAPTTADQGTPGEQRRRTRRRHDREIVALAVPAFGALVAEPLFVLADSAIVGHLGTPHLAGLGVAAALLTTAVSVFVFLAYATTAAVARRVGAGDLRSAIQQGVDGIWLAALLGAALVAVTVPTAPGLVGLFGASDTAAPYAVTYLRISAFGIPAMLIVFAATGVLRGLQDTRTPLYVAIGGFTANGVLNVALVYGAGLGIAGSAWGTVLAQWGMAAVYLLVVVRGARKHGAALRPQPAGIRSSARAGVPLLIRTLSLRAIGLIATAVAAGLGDESVAAHQVVLSIWSLLAFALDAIAIAGQAIIGRYLGAGDVDGAREACRRMVQWGVATGAVLGALVVAARPLILPLFTDDAGVHDVLLPALLVVAVTQPLAGVVFVLDGVLMGAGDGPYLAWAMLLTLAVFAPVALAVPALGGGLTAVWWSMGLMMLTRLVTLWLRARSGRWLVTGAVRA, encoded by the coding sequence ATGCAGGACGTCCCCGCGCCCACCACCGCCGACCAGGGCACGCCCGGCGAGCAGCGACGCCGTACCCGGCGGCGGCACGACCGCGAGATCGTCGCCCTCGCCGTCCCCGCCTTCGGTGCCCTCGTCGCCGAGCCGCTCTTCGTGCTCGCCGACAGCGCCATCGTCGGCCACCTCGGCACCCCGCATCTCGCCGGGCTCGGCGTCGCCGCCGCGCTCCTCACCACCGCCGTGAGCGTCTTCGTCTTCCTCGCCTACGCCACGACCGCCGCCGTCGCCCGCCGCGTCGGCGCCGGCGATCTGCGCTCCGCGATCCAGCAGGGCGTCGACGGCATCTGGCTCGCCGCGCTGCTCGGTGCCGCGCTCGTCGCGGTCACCGTCCCCACCGCGCCCGGCCTCGTCGGCCTCTTCGGCGCCTCCGACACCGCCGCGCCGTACGCGGTGACGTATCTGCGCATCAGCGCCTTCGGCATCCCCGCCATGCTCATCGTCTTCGCCGCCACCGGCGTGCTGCGCGGCTTGCAGGACACCCGCACCCCGCTGTATGTCGCCATCGGCGGCTTCACCGCCAACGGCGTGCTCAACGTCGCCCTCGTCTACGGCGCCGGCCTCGGCATCGCCGGCTCCGCCTGGGGCACCGTGCTCGCGCAGTGGGGGATGGCCGCGGTCTACCTGCTCGTCGTCGTACGGGGCGCCCGCAAGCACGGCGCCGCGCTGCGCCCGCAGCCCGCCGGCATACGGTCCTCCGCGCGGGCCGGGGTGCCGCTGCTGATCCGTACCCTCTCGCTGCGCGCCATCGGGCTCATCGCGACCGCGGTGGCGGCGGGGCTCGGGGACGAGTCGGTTGCCGCGCACCAGGTGGTGCTGAGCATCTGGTCGCTGCTGGCGTTCGCACTGGACGCGATAGCGATCGCCGGGCAGGCGATCATCGGCCGGTATCTGGGCGCGGGGGACGTGGACGGGGCGCGGGAGGCGTGCCGGCGGATGGTGCAGTGGGGGGTGGCGACCGGCGCGGTGCTGGGCGCGCTGGTGGTGGCTGCCCGGCCGCTGATCCTCCCCCTCTTCACGGACGACGCGGGGGTGCACGACGTGCTGCTGCCGGCGCTGCTGGTCGTCGCGGTGACGCAGCCGCTGGCGGGGGTGGTGTTCGTGCTCGACGGCGTGCTCATGGGCGCGGGCGACGGGCCGTATCTGGCCTGGGCGATGCTGCTGACGCTGGCGGTCTTCGCGCCGGTGGCGCTGGCGGTGCCGGCGCTGGGCGGGGGGCTGACGGCGGTGTGGTGGTCGATGGGGCTGATGATGCTGACGCGGCTGGTGACGCTGTGGCTGCGTGCACGGTCCGGGCGGTGGCTGGTCACGGGCGCCGTCCGCGCCTAG
- the dnaB gene encoding replicative DNA helicase, whose protein sequence is MPGDVRPLRREADQHSRPDQSAPEDPWGPGAPAAFERVPPQDLDAEQSVLGGMLLSKDAIADVVEVLKGHDFYRPAHETVYTAILDLYARGEPADPITVSAELTKRGELARVGGASYLHTLVQSVPTAANAEYYAEIVHQRAILRRLVEAGTRITQMGYAADGEVDDIVNSAQAEIYAVTEQRTAEDYLPLGEIMEGALDEIEAIGSRSGQMSGVPTGFTDLDSLTNGLHPGQMIVVAARPAMGKALALDTPLPTPTGWTTMGEIRTGDLLLAADGSPTRVVAATEVMTGRPCYEVTFDDGTAIVADADHQWLTDTRASRRSERIPAAVRTTKEIAETLRCTSLADNRLNHSVPTTAPLALPSRPLPIPPYTLGLWLGDGTADAERITTADPEVLRFIADDGMDVRRVGKTITFAWRHGSLLVALRENGLLGNKHIPQDYLRGSVEQRRELLAGLLDSDGTVTDTGSVRFAVTNRALAEDFRELVTSLGFRCGTTTERAAGHTQRTSTVHIVTFTTADDVFRPERKRRTHEARRKAGIHRPARRFVTDVREVESVPVRCVQVEHPDHLYLASRSMVPTHNSTLALDFARACSIKNNLPSVIFSLEMGRNEIAMRLLSAEARVALHHMRSGSMTDDDWTRLARRMPEVTGAPLYIDDSPNLSMMEIRAKCRRLKQRNDLQMIVIDYLQLMQTGGSRRPESRQQEVSEMSRNLKLLAKELEVPVIALSQLNRGPEQRTDKKPMVSDLRESGSIEQDADMVILLHREDAYEKESPRAGEADLIVAKHRNGPTATITVAFQGHYSRFVDMAQT, encoded by the coding sequence ATGCCCGGGGACGTCCGTCCACTGCGCCGCGAGGCCGACCAGCACAGCCGGCCGGACCAGTCTGCGCCCGAGGACCCCTGGGGCCCCGGCGCACCCGCCGCCTTCGAGCGCGTACCCCCGCAGGACCTGGATGCCGAGCAGTCCGTCCTCGGCGGCATGCTGCTGTCCAAGGACGCCATCGCCGACGTCGTCGAGGTCCTCAAGGGCCACGACTTCTACCGCCCGGCGCACGAGACGGTCTACACCGCGATCCTCGACCTTTACGCCCGTGGCGAGCCCGCCGACCCCATCACCGTCTCCGCCGAGCTCACCAAGCGCGGCGAACTCGCCCGCGTAGGCGGCGCTTCCTACCTCCACACCCTCGTCCAGTCCGTCCCCACCGCCGCCAACGCGGAGTACTACGCCGAGATCGTCCACCAGCGCGCCATCCTGCGCCGCCTGGTCGAGGCCGGCACGCGGATCACGCAGATGGGATACGCGGCCGACGGCGAGGTCGACGACATCGTCAACTCCGCCCAGGCCGAGATCTACGCCGTCACCGAACAGCGCACCGCGGAGGACTACCTCCCCCTCGGCGAGATCATGGAGGGCGCCCTCGACGAGATCGAGGCCATCGGCTCCCGCAGCGGCCAGATGTCCGGCGTCCCCACTGGCTTCACCGACCTCGACTCCCTCACCAACGGCCTCCACCCCGGCCAGATGATCGTCGTAGCCGCCCGCCCCGCCATGGGCAAGGCCCTGGCCCTCGACACCCCGCTGCCGACCCCCACGGGGTGGACGACGATGGGCGAGATCCGCACCGGCGACCTTCTCCTGGCCGCCGACGGCTCCCCGACCCGCGTGGTCGCCGCCACCGAGGTCATGACCGGCCGCCCGTGCTACGAGGTCACCTTCGACGACGGCACCGCGATCGTCGCCGATGCGGACCATCAGTGGCTGACGGACACCAGAGCCTCCCGCCGCTCCGAGCGCATCCCGGCCGCCGTGCGAACGACCAAGGAGATCGCGGAGACCCTGCGCTGCACGAGTCTGGCGGACAACCGCCTCAACCACTCCGTTCCCACCACGGCCCCCCTCGCCCTCCCTTCTCGCCCCCTCCCCATCCCTCCGTACACGCTCGGCCTCTGGCTCGGCGACGGCACGGCCGACGCCGAGCGCATCACGACGGCGGACCCGGAGGTTCTCCGATTCATCGCCGACGACGGCATGGACGTGCGGCGAGTCGGGAAGACGATCACATTCGCCTGGCGACACGGAAGTCTCCTCGTCGCTCTCCGCGAGAACGGGCTTCTGGGCAACAAGCACATCCCGCAGGACTACCTGCGCGGCTCGGTCGAGCAGCGCAGGGAACTGCTCGCCGGGCTGCTCGACAGCGACGGCACGGTCACCGACACGGGCTCGGTCCGGTTCGCGGTCACCAACAGGGCCCTCGCCGAGGACTTCCGCGAGCTCGTGACAAGCCTCGGCTTTCGCTGCGGTACGACGACCGAGCGGGCCGCGGGACACACGCAGCGGACTTCCACCGTCCACATCGTCACCTTCACCACAGCCGACGACGTCTTCCGTCCGGAGCGCAAGCGCCGCACGCACGAGGCAAGGCGAAAGGCAGGCATCCACAGGCCGGCACGGCGCTTCGTCACCGATGTCCGCGAGGTGGAGAGCGTCCCGGTCCGCTGCGTACAGGTCGAGCATCCCGACCACCTGTACCTGGCCTCCCGGTCGATGGTGCCGACGCACAACAGCACGCTCGCCCTGGACTTCGCCCGTGCCTGTTCGATCAAGAACAATCTGCCCAGCGTCATCTTCTCGCTGGAGATGGGCCGCAACGAGATCGCGATGCGGCTGCTCTCCGCGGAGGCCCGCGTGGCGCTGCACCACATGCGCTCCGGCAGCATGACCGACGACGACTGGACCCGCCTGGCCCGCCGGATGCCGGAGGTGACGGGGGCCCCGCTCTACATCGACGACTCACCGAACCTGTCGATGATGGAGATCCGCGCCAAGTGCCGCCGGCTGAAGCAGCGCAACGACCTGCAGATGATCGTCATCGACTACCTCCAACTGATGCAGACGGGCGGCTCCCGTCGCCCGGAGAGCCGCCAGCAGGAGGTCTCGGAGATGTCCCGGAACCTCAAGCTCCTGGCCAAGGAGCTTGAGGTTCCGGTGATCGCCCTGTCCCAGCTCAACCGCGGCCCCGAACAGCGCACCGACAAGAAGCCGATGGTCTCCGACCTTCGCGAGTCGGGATCGATCGAGCAAGACGCAGACATGGTCATCTTGTTGCACCGTGAGGACGCGTACGAAAAGGAGTCGCCACGTGCGGGCGAGGCGGACCTGATCGTCGCGAAGCACCGCAACGGCCCGACGGCGACGATCACGGTGGCCTTCCAGGGCCACTACTCCCGCTTCGTGGACATGGCCCAGACCTGA
- a CDS encoding single-stranded DNA-binding protein: protein MAGETVITVVGNLTDDPELRFTPSGAAVANFTIASTPRTFDRQTNEWKDGDPLFLRASIWRQAAENVAESLTRGTRVVAQGRLRQRSYETQQGEKRTVVELEVDEIGPALRYATAKVTKTTGRGGQGGGFGGGGGGGQQGGQGGGWGGNPGGGQGGQGGGGQQGDPWATSGGGGQQGGQGGGWGGNSGGGQGGQGGGYSDEPPF, encoded by the coding sequence CGCCGTCCGGCGCGGCCGTCGCGAACTTCACGATCGCGTCGACCCCCCGGACGTTCGACCGGCAGACCAACGAGTGGAAGGACGGCGACCCGCTGTTCCTCCGCGCGTCGATCTGGCGCCAGGCGGCGGAGAACGTCGCCGAGTCGCTGACGCGCGGCACGCGCGTGGTTGCCCAGGGCCGGCTCCGCCAGCGTTCGTACGAGACCCAGCAGGGCGAGAAGCGGACCGTGGTGGAGCTGGAGGTCGACGAGATCGGCCCCGCGCTCCGGTACGCCACCGCCAAGGTCACCAAGACCACCGGCAGGGGCGGCCAGGGCGGCGGCTTCGGCGGTGGCGGTGGCGGCGGTCAGCAGGGCGGTCAGGGCGGCGGCTGGGGCGGAAACCCCGGCGGCGGCCAGGGCGGCCAGGGTGGCGGCGGCCAGCAGGGCGACCCGTGGGCGACGTCCGGCGGCGGCGGTCAGCAGGGCGGTCAGGGCGGCGGCTGGGGTGGGAACTCCGGCGGCGGCCAGGGCGGCCAGGGCGGCGGTTACTCGGACGAGCCCCCGTTCTGA
- a CDS encoding ABC transporter ATP-binding protein: MTVIATENLSKRFPRVTALDSLTVGIGPGVTGLVGANGAGKSTLIKILLGLSPASEGSATVLGLDVAAGSETAATIRERVGYMPEHDCLPPDVSATEFVVHMARMSGLPATAARERTADTLRHVGLYEERYRPIGGYSTGMKQRVKLAQALVHDPQLVFLDEPTNGLDPVGRDDMLGLIRRVHADFGISVLVTSHLLGELERTCDHVVVIDGGRLLRSSSTSDFTQTTATLAVEVTDTDAHPDGTATLRKALAGAGLGITADGRLLYVEAEDDGTYDVVRDAVAGLGLGLVRMEQRRHRIAEIFRDDDTLPASTSTSTSVTASVTASADTNPSTPASTSATDTAGSPHAH, from the coding sequence GTGACAGTCATCGCCACCGAGAACCTGAGCAAACGGTTTCCCCGGGTCACCGCGCTCGACAGCCTCACCGTCGGCATCGGCCCCGGGGTCACGGGCCTGGTCGGCGCCAACGGCGCCGGCAAGTCCACGCTGATCAAGATCCTGCTCGGGCTGTCGCCCGCCTCCGAGGGCTCCGCCACCGTGCTCGGCCTCGACGTGGCCGCCGGCAGCGAAACCGCCGCCACCATCCGCGAGCGCGTCGGCTACATGCCGGAACACGACTGCCTGCCGCCCGACGTCTCCGCCACGGAGTTCGTCGTCCACATGGCGCGCATGTCCGGCCTCCCCGCCACCGCGGCCCGCGAGCGCACCGCCGACACCCTGCGCCACGTCGGCCTGTACGAGGAGCGCTACCGGCCCATCGGCGGCTACTCGACCGGCATGAAGCAGCGCGTCAAGCTCGCCCAGGCCCTCGTGCACGACCCGCAGCTCGTCTTCCTCGACGAGCCGACCAACGGCCTCGACCCCGTCGGCCGCGACGACATGCTCGGCCTCATCCGCCGCGTACACGCCGACTTCGGCATCTCCGTCCTCGTCACCTCGCACCTCCTCGGTGAGCTGGAGCGCACCTGCGACCATGTCGTCGTCATCGACGGCGGGCGGCTGCTGCGCTCCAGCTCCACCAGCGACTTCACGCAGACCACCGCCACCCTCGCGGTCGAGGTGACCGATACCGACGCCCACCCCGACGGCACCGCCACCCTGCGCAAGGCGCTCGCGGGCGCGGGCCTGGGGATCACCGCGGACGGCCGGCTGCTGTACGTCGAGGCCGAGGACGACGGCACGTACGACGTCGTACGGGACGCGGTGGCCGGGCTCGGCCTCGGGCTGGTGCGCATGGAGCAGCGCCGGCACCGCATCGCGGAGATCTTCCGCGACGACGACACCCTCCCGGCGAGCACAAGCACGAGCACGAGCGTGACCGCGAGCGTGACCGCGAGCGCAGACACGAACCCCAGCACCCCCGCGAGCACGTCCGCGACCGACACCGCAGGAAGCCCTCATGCCCACTGA
- a CDS encoding dihydrofolate reductase family protein, producing the protein MRKLMYGMNLSLDGYIAAPGDDIGWGVPSDELFQFWSDQLQATDLTLYGRKLWQTMSSHWPTGDQQPNATPAEIEFARRWRDMSKVVFSSTIDKVDWNTRLVTGDAVAEITRLKAEDGGPMDIGGATLAGAAMRAGLIDEYVLATAPVLVGGGTPFFTALDNWVNLNLVETRTFPDGVVLTRYETRR; encoded by the coding sequence ATGCGAAAACTGATGTACGGCATGAACCTGTCCCTGGACGGCTACATCGCCGCGCCCGGCGATGACATCGGCTGGGGCGTGCCGAGCGACGAGTTGTTCCAGTTTTGGTCCGACCAGTTGCAGGCGACCGACCTGACGCTGTACGGGCGCAAGCTGTGGCAGACGATGAGCTCCCACTGGCCGACCGGCGACCAGCAGCCCAACGCCACCCCGGCGGAGATCGAGTTCGCGCGCCGCTGGCGGGACATGTCGAAGGTGGTGTTCTCTTCGACGATCGACAAAGTCGACTGGAACACCCGCCTGGTCACCGGCGACGCGGTCGCCGAGATCACCCGGCTCAAGGCCGAGGACGGCGGCCCGATGGACATCGGCGGCGCGACGCTCGCCGGGGCGGCCATGCGGGCCGGGCTGATTGACGAGTACGTGCTGGCCACCGCGCCGGTCCTGGTGGGCGGCGGCACGCCGTTCTTCACCGCACTGGACAACTGGGTGAACCTCAACCTGGTGGAGACGCGGACGTTTCCCGACGGCGTGGTCCTGACCAGGTACGAGACGAGGCGCTGA
- the rpsR gene encoding 30S ribosomal protein S18 yields MAKPPPRKPKKKVCVFCKEKISYVDYKDTNLLRKFISDRGKIRARRVTGNCTQHQRDVATAVKNSREMALLPYTSTAR; encoded by the coding sequence ATGGCGAAGCCGCCTCCGCGCAAGCCAAAGAAGAAGGTTTGCGTCTTCTGCAAGGAGAAGATCTCCTACGTCGACTACAAGGACACGAACCTGCTGCGGAAGTTCATTTCCGACCGCGGCAAGATCCGTGCCCGCCGGGTCACCGGCAACTGCACCCAGCATCAGCGTGATGTCGCCACGGCCGTGAAGAACAGCCGGGAGATGGCGCTGCTGCCCTACACCTCGACCGCACGCTGA
- a CDS encoding ABC transporter permease: MPTDAPATGNSGTTGKPGATAEAPGTSTSTPAATDVIHDIGYRHYDGPRLGRGYARRSLFTQSLRAAYGLGRSAKSKVPPALLFGIMCLVALILVAVAIGTSMDELPLEYTDYAIYLQPVIFLFIAAQAPVSVSRDLRFRTVPLYFSRPVERLDYVSAKYAAMASALFILTATPLLILYVGALLAKLDFTDQTKGFAQALLSVALLSVLFAGIGLAIAALTPRRGFGVAAVIAAFTVPFGAVSALQGIAWEQDNLGAIGWFALFSPIGLIDNIQSTFLGATPATASPEPVDPSTAAGSAALLVALALAAGCFLFLLRRYRKAGL, encoded by the coding sequence ATGCCCACTGACGCGCCCGCCACCGGCAACTCCGGCACCACCGGGAAACCCGGCGCCACCGCCGAAGCCCCCGGCACGAGCACGAGCACCCCCGCCGCCACCGACGTCATCCACGACATCGGCTACCGCCACTACGATGGCCCCCGCCTCGGCCGCGGCTACGCCCGCCGCTCCCTGTTCACCCAGTCCCTGCGCGCCGCGTACGGCCTCGGCCGCTCCGCGAAGTCCAAGGTCCCGCCCGCGCTCCTCTTCGGCATCATGTGCCTGGTCGCGCTCATCCTCGTCGCCGTCGCCATCGGCACGAGCATGGACGAACTGCCGCTGGAGTACACCGACTACGCGATCTACCTCCAGCCCGTCATCTTCCTCTTCATCGCCGCCCAGGCCCCCGTGTCCGTCTCCCGCGACCTGCGGTTCCGTACCGTCCCGCTCTACTTCTCCCGCCCCGTCGAGCGCCTCGACTACGTCTCCGCCAAGTACGCGGCGATGGCCTCCGCGCTCTTCATCCTCACCGCCACCCCCCTGCTGATCCTCTACGTCGGCGCGCTGCTGGCGAAGCTCGACTTCACCGACCAGACCAAGGGCTTCGCCCAGGCGCTCCTCTCCGTCGCCCTGCTGTCGGTGCTCTTCGCCGGCATCGGCCTGGCCATCGCCGCCCTCACCCCGCGCCGCGGCTTCGGCGTCGCCGCCGTCATCGCCGCGTTCACCGTGCCGTTCGGCGCGGTCAGCGCGCTGCAGGGCATCGCGTGGGAGCAGGACAACCTGGGCGCCATCGGCTGGTTCGCGCTCTTCTCGCCCATCGGGCTCATCGACAACATCCAGTCGACGTTCCTCGGCGCGACCCCCGCCACCGCCTCCCCCGAGCCCGTCGACCCGTCCACCGCGGCCGGCAGTGCCGCGCTGCTGGTCGCGCTCGCGCTCGCCGCCGGCTGCTTCCTCTTCCTGCTGCGCCGCTACCGAAAGGCCGGGCTGTGA
- a CDS encoding winged helix-turn-helix domain-containing protein: MTEDDAATRAELRVHPVRTALLDLLAEVGTVTATEAAARLGFSSGLCSFHLRQLARHGYVEEVPTRGGRARPWRLTRPAAAAASPAEEQFGDLARGLEDESWQRWLARRDEAPTAWRRDEAFSAVAYLTPEEMSRVADAIRRALLPYQDREQRPLARPADARPVALVTRLFPLLPHPQDGQDQD, from the coding sequence GTGACTGAAGACGACGCCGCCACCCGCGCGGAACTGCGCGTACACCCGGTCCGTACCGCCCTGCTGGACCTCCTCGCCGAAGTCGGCACCGTCACCGCGACCGAGGCCGCCGCCCGGCTCGGCTTCAGCTCCGGCCTCTGCTCCTTCCACCTGCGGCAGCTCGCCCGCCACGGATACGTCGAGGAGGTCCCCACCCGCGGCGGCCGCGCCCGCCCCTGGCGCCTGACGCGGCCCGCCGCCGCTGCCGCGAGCCCCGCCGAGGAGCAGTTCGGCGATCTGGCCCGCGGGTTGGAGGACGAGAGCTGGCAGCGGTGGCTGGCCCGGCGGGACGAGGCGCCGACCGCGTGGCGGCGGGACGAAGCCTTCAGCGCCGTCGCCTATCTGACGCCCGAGGAGATGAGCCGGGTCGCGGACGCGATCCGCCGGGCGCTCCTTCCGTACCAGGACCGCGAGCAACGCCCCCTGGCGCGGCCCGCCGACGCCCGGCCCGTGGCCCTCGTCACCCGGCTGTTCCCCCTGCTGCCCCACCCGCAGGACGGCCAGGACCAGGACTGA
- the def gene encoding peptide deformylase, whose amino-acid sequence MSVRDERSRPAGPPVRVQGRPVDSHPALPPEAARGSVRRVTVVGEEVLSRPCRDVTEFGTPGLSALIDDMFLTMYVAEGAGLAANQVGVDLRLFVYDCPDDDGVRHLGHLLNPVVDLPAPADRRLIDDYEGCLSVPGAGMPVPRTDRATARGLDKDGNPLVIEATGYFARCLQHETDHLAGHTYLDRLSRRDRKDALRQMEANREDVFAQRATRAAALGK is encoded by the coding sequence ATGTCTGTTCGCGACGAACGGTCCCGCCCCGCCGGCCCGCCAGTCCGCGTACAGGGCCGCCCGGTGGACAGCCACCCGGCCCTCCCACCGGAGGCGGCCCGGGGTTCGGTGCGCAGGGTGACGGTCGTGGGTGAGGAGGTGCTGAGCCGTCCGTGCCGGGACGTCACGGAGTTCGGGACCCCGGGGCTCTCGGCGCTGATCGACGACATGTTCCTGACCATGTACGTGGCCGAAGGCGCCGGCCTCGCCGCCAACCAAGTCGGCGTAGACCTGCGGCTCTTCGTGTACGACTGCCCGGACGACGACGGCGTCCGGCATCTCGGCCACCTCCTCAACCCGGTCGTGGACCTCCCCGCCCCGGCCGACCGCCGCCTCATCGACGACTACGAGGGCTGCCTCTCCGTCCCCGGTGCCGGCATGCCGGTCCCCCGCACCGACCGCGCCACCGCCCGCGGACTCGACAAGGACGGCAACCCCCTCGTCATCGAGGCCACGGGCTACTTCGCCCGCTGCCTCCAGCACGAGACCGACCACCTCGCCGGTCACACGTACCTCGACCGCCTCTCCAGACGGGACCGCAAGGACGCACTGCGCCAGATGGAGGCGAACCGCGAGGACGTCTTCGCCCAACGCGCCACCCGAGCCGCCGCCCTGGGCAAGTGA
- the rplI gene encoding 50S ribosomal protein L9, with translation MKIILKGEVSGLGAAGDVVEVKDGYARNYLIPNGLAIRWTRGGEKDVAQIRRGRKLREIASVEQANAVKSELEGVQVRLSTRAGASGRLFGAVTPADIATAIKQAGGPDVDKRRIELSAPIKSLGAHQVSVRLHPEVDAKVGVEVVAG, from the coding sequence ATGAAGATCATCCTCAAGGGCGAGGTCTCCGGCCTCGGTGCCGCCGGCGATGTCGTCGAGGTCAAGGACGGGTACGCCCGCAACTACCTGATCCCCAACGGGCTGGCGATCCGCTGGACCCGCGGCGGGGAGAAGGACGTGGCGCAGATCCGCCGCGGCCGCAAGCTGCGCGAGATCGCCTCTGTCGAGCAGGCCAACGCCGTCAAGTCGGAGCTGGAGGGCGTGCAGGTGCGCCTGTCCACGCGCGCCGGCGCCAGCGGCCGGCTCTTCGGCGCCGTCACCCCGGCCGACATCGCCACGGCGATCAAGCAGGCCGGCGGCCCGGACGTCGACAAGCGGCGCATCGAGCTGTCCGCGCCGATCAAGAGCCTCGGCGCCCACCAGGTGTCCGTACGGCTGCACCCCGAGGTCGACGCGAAGGTCGGCGTCGAGGTCGTGGCCGGCTGA